The following are from one region of the Anaeropeptidivorans aminofermentans genome:
- a CDS encoding Sapep family Mn(2+)-dependent dipeptidase — protein sequence MEDYLKERLSKWVNEHRNELVQDLISVVNIRSVREAAAGNSPFGEGTARVIDKGLELGNKYGFETENDDYYSVSFIRKGKSKRELGIIGHIDVVHEGNDWTFAPYNAVEKDGYVIGRGAGDNKGPSVAALYVLGALDELNIELDHSVRVIWGANEESGMEDVKHYIKTHPDLPDYTLVCDSEFPVSIGEKGSISADLVFDIGDDSNILDFSGGLSSNAVPDYAAIVLNANLQEIKNALKDKAVEISGEDGRVHISARGIAGHAARPENTGSAIQKLAQFVTDGNVIKGKKAYDAVKFIAEAFADYYGEGIGFAFEDEISGKTTHIGGIIKLENRKLRQNFNARRSIGSNADELLKNLYKIGEEKGFTVENLRQSPTRYDDPESPQIKILIESAKEFLGEDLQPPFTTGGGTHAKHFPNSVPYGARVPLKAGEKSKFGGAHAADEAVRIDDLLEAIKIYISAIVRLDALYKI from the coding sequence ATGGAAGATTATTTAAAGGAGCGGCTTAGCAAATGGGTAAATGAGCATAGAAACGAGCTGGTTCAAGACCTTATATCAGTTGTGAACATCAGAAGTGTGCGCGAAGCGGCAGCTGGAAACTCACCTTTCGGTGAAGGCACTGCCCGCGTTATTGATAAAGGGCTGGAACTCGGAAATAAATACGGCTTTGAAACGGAAAATGATGATTATTATTCAGTTAGCTTTATAAGAAAAGGAAAAAGTAAAAGAGAATTAGGCATTATCGGGCATATAGATGTGGTTCATGAAGGTAATGACTGGACTTTTGCACCATATAATGCGGTTGAAAAAGACGGTTATGTTATCGGGCGGGGCGCCGGAGACAATAAAGGGCCTTCCGTTGCGGCTTTATATGTTCTCGGGGCCCTTGACGAGCTTAATATAGAGCTTGACCATTCCGTAAGAGTAATATGGGGGGCAAATGAGGAAAGCGGCATGGAGGATGTTAAGCATTATATAAAAACGCATCCTGATTTACCGGACTATACTTTAGTCTGCGACAGTGAATTTCCTGTAAGCATAGGAGAAAAAGGAAGCATATCGGCTGATTTGGTTTTTGATATCGGTGATGACAGCAATATACTTGATTTTTCCGGAGGATTGTCGTCTAATGCAGTTCCCGATTATGCGGCAATAGTATTAAACGCTAATCTGCAGGAAATAAAAAATGCTCTAAAAGATAAAGCGGTGGAAATATCAGGAGAGGACGGAAGAGTTCATATTTCTGCAAGGGGAATAGCAGGGCATGCCGCCCGCCCTGAAAACACTGGAAGCGCCATTCAAAAGCTTGCCCAATTTGTTACGGACGGTAATGTAATAAAGGGTAAAAAAGCTTATGATGCCGTTAAGTTTATAGCGGAAGCTTTTGCCGATTATTACGGGGAGGGAATAGGTTTCGCTTTTGAAGATGAAATTTCCGGAAAAACCACACATATCGGAGGAATAATAAAGCTTGAGAACAGAAAGCTTCGCCAAAATTTCAATGCCCGCCGTTCAATTGGCAGTAATGCTGATGAACTGCTTAAAAATCTTTATAAAATAGGTGAGGAGAAGGGCTTTACTGTAGAAAATCTCCGTCAAAGCCCTACCCGTTATGATGATCCTGAAAGTCCGCAGATTAAAATATTGATAGAAAGCGCTAAAGAATTTTTAGGTGAGGATTTACAGCCGCCATTTACAACAGGGGGAGGCACCCATGCAAAACACTTTCCAAATTCTGTTCCTTATGGCGCAAGAGTTCCGCTAAAAGCAGGTGAAAAAAGTAAATTCGGAGGGGCCCATGCCGCTGATGAAGCAGTTCGTATAGATGATCTGCTTGAGGCCATTAAAATATATATCAGTGCTATAGTAAGACTTGACGCGCTTTACAAAATATAA
- a CDS encoding DUF1847 domain-containing protein, with product MNEKLQLSCANCTVGNCAKRDKKYPSFCLTENTEQSVIDDVTKKYFNSRTNKKIALTAAGIEGDYYGKLTRVEETLLFIQKMGYKKVGVATCIGLLNECNLFAKVAQAKGIELYGVACKVGSIDKTEIGIAEVQKIRPGNHEAMCNPILQAELLNQAKTEFNIIIGLCVGHDTLFIKHSKAPVTYLIVKDRVLCHNPASALYNTGSYYGRLLGPDLPAPVEKNN from the coding sequence ATGAATGAAAAATTGCAGCTTAGCTGTGCAAATTGTACGGTTGGAAATTGCGCAAAGCGTGATAAAAAGTATCCGTCTTTTTGCCTGACGGAAAATACGGAGCAGTCTGTAATAGACGATGTGACAAAGAAATATTTTAACAGCCGTACAAATAAAAAAATTGCTTTGACTGCCGCGGGCATAGAGGGAGATTATTACGGAAAGCTGACAAGGGTTGAGGAAACATTGCTGTTTATTCAAAAAATGGGGTATAAAAAGGTTGGTGTTGCAACTTGTATCGGCCTTTTGAACGAATGCAATTTATTTGCAAAAGTGGCTCAGGCTAAAGGCATTGAGCTCTACGGCGTGGCATGCAAGGTAGGCTCCATTGACAAAACAGAAATCGGCATAGCCGAAGTTCAAAAAATCAGGCCGGGTAATCATGAAGCCATGTGCAACCCTATACTTCAGGCCGAGCTTTTAAATCAGGCTAAAACGGAGTTTAATATCATTATTGGACTGTGCGTAGGGCATGATACTCTTTTTATAAAGCATTCTAAAGCTCCGGTAACCTATCTCATAGTAAAAGACAGGGTATTATGCCATAATCCTGCGTCGGCTCTTTATAATACAGGCTCCTACTATGGCCGCCTTTTAGGGCCGGATTTGCCTGCGCCCGTAGAAAAAAATAATTAG